A stretch of the Gavia stellata isolate bGavSte3 chromosome 11, bGavSte3.hap2, whole genome shotgun sequence genome encodes the following:
- the TRPC1 gene encoding short transient receptor potential channel 1 isoform X2 — protein MAALYQSADPSASASPNKLLALKDVRQVKEETTLDEKLFLLACDKGDYYMVKKLLEENSSGEMNINCVDVLGRNAVTITIENENLDILQLLLDYGCQKLMERIQNPEYSTTMDVAPVILAAHRNNYEILTMLLKQDISLPKPHAVGCECTLCTAKNKKDSLRHSRFRLDIYRCLASPALIMLTEEDPILRAFELSADLKELSLVEVEFRNDYEELAQQCKTFAKDLLAQARNSRELEVILNHTSSDEHVDKRGLLEERMNLSRLKLAIKYNQKEFVAQSNCQQFLNTVWFGQMAGYRRKHTCKKILTVLMVGIFWPVLSLCYLLAPKSRVGRIIHTPFMKFIIHGASYFTFLLLLNLYSLVYNENKKNTMGPALERIDYLLIIWLIGMVWSDVKRLWYDGLEDFLEESRNQLSFVMNSLYLATFALKVVAHNKFHNYAERKDWDAFHPTLVAEGLFAFANVLSYLRLFFMYTTSSILGPLQISMGQMLQDFGKFLGMFLLVLFSFTIGLTQLYDKGFTVNEEKDCAGIFCEQQSNDTFHSFIGTCFALFWYIFSLAHVAIFVTRFSYGEELQSFVGAVIVGTYNVVVVIVLTKLLVAMLHKSFQLIANHEDKEWKFARAKLWLSYFDDKCTLPPPFNVIPSPKTICYLFNSLSKWICSHTSSGKVKRQNSLKEWRNLKQKRDENYQKVMCCLVHRYLTSMRQKMQSTDQATVENLNELRQDLSKFRNEMRDLLGFRTSKYAMFYPRN, from the exons ATGGCCGCCTTGTACCAGAGCGCGGACCCGTCCGCCTCGGCCTCGCCGAACAAGCTGCTGGCACTGAAGGACGTGCGGCAGGTGAAGGAGGAGACCACCCTGGACGAGAAGCTCTTCCTGCTGGCTTGCGACAAAG GTGACTATTACATGGTTAAGAAACTCTTAGAGGAAAACAGCTCGGGCGAAATGAACATAAATTGTGTGGATGTGCTTGGACGAAATGCTGTTACCATAACcattgaaaatgaaaacttaGACATACTACAGCTTCTTTTGGATTATGGCTGCCAG AAACTAATGGAACGCATTCAGAACCCAGAGTACTCAACGACCATGGATGTGGCACCTGTCATTTTAGCTGCTCATCGTAACAACTATGAAATTCTCACCATGCTGTTAAAGCAAGATATATCATTACCCAAACCTCATGCTGTAGGCTGTGAATGCACACTGTGTactgcaaagaacaaaaaagataGTCTACGACATTCCAG GTTTCGTCTTGACATTTATCGGTGTTTGGCCAGTCCTGCTTTAATAATGTTGACAGAGGAGGATCCTATCCTGCGAGCTTTTGAACTTAGTGCGGACTTGAAAGAATTAAGCCTTGTTGAGGTTGAATTCAG AAATGATTATGAGGAGCTAGCTCAACAGTGCAAAACCTTTGCTAAAGATTTGCTTGCGCAAGCACGGAATTCACGGGAGCTGGAAGTTATTCTGAATCACACATCTAGTGATGAACATGTAGACAAGCGAGGATTGTTGGAAGAGAGGATGAACTTAAGCCGCTTAAAACTTGCAATCAAGTATAATCAAAAAGAG tttgTTGCTCAGTCTAACTGCCAGCAGTTTCTAAACACTGTATGGTTTGGACAGATGGCAGGCTATCGACGCAAGCACACATGCAAGAAAATTTTGACTGTTTTGATGGTTGGCATTTTCTGGCCAGTTCTGTCCCTGTGTTACTTGTTAGCCCCTAAATCTCGAGTAGGTCGAATAATTCACACTCCTTTTATGAAGTTTATTATTCATGGAGCTTcatatttcacatttctgttaTTACTTAATTTGTACTCCCTTGTCTACAATGAGAATAAGAAGAATACAATGGGACCAGCCCTTGAGAGAATAGACTATCTTCTGATAATATGGCTAATTG gaaTGGTGTGGTCAGATGTTAAAAGACTCTGGTATGATGGTTTAGAAGACTTTTTAGAAGAATCCCGTAATCAGCTTAGTTTTGTCATGAATTCCCTGTATTTGGCAACTTTTGCCCTCAAAGTCGTTGCCCATAACAAG TTTCATAATTATGCTGAAAGGAAGGACTGGGATGCATTCCATCCTACCCTAGTGGCAGAAggtctttttgcttttgctaatGTTCTTAGTTATCTGCGTCTTTTCTTCATGTACACAACCAGCTCTATTCTGGGACCGCTCCAG ATTTCAATGGGGCAGATGCTACAAGATTTTGGAAAATTTCTGGGcatgtttcttcttgtcttgTTCTCATTCACAATTGGATTGACACAACTTTATGATAAAGGATTTActgtaaatgaagaaaaggacTGTGCGGGGATATTCTGTGAACAACAGAGCAATGACACATTCCATTC GTTTATTGGGACATGTTTTGCTCTGTTCTGGTATATATTCTCCCTGGCCCATGTAGCAATCTTTGTCACACGTTTTAGCTATGGTGAAGAATTACAGTCTTTTGTGGGTGCTGTTATTGTTGGTACCTACAATGTGGTGGTTGTGATAGTATTAACCAAACTCCTTGTGGCAATGCTTCATAAAAGTTTTCAGCTGATAGCA AATCATGAAGATAAGGAATGGAAGTTTGCTCGTGCCAAGCTTTGGCTTAGCTACTTTGATGACAAATGCACGCTACCTCCACCTTTCAATGTTATTCCTTCTCCCAAGACTATCTGTTATCTTTTCAACAGTCTCAGTAAATGGATCTGCTCTCATACATCAAGTGGCAAAGTGAAACGTCAAAACAGCCTAAAG GAATGGAGAAATCTGAAGCAAAAGAGAGATGAGAATTATCAAAAGGTGATGTGTTGCTTGGTCCACCGTTACTTGACTTCCATGAGACAGAAGATGCAAAGCACAGATCAGGCAACTGTGGAAAACCTAAATGAACTGCGGCAAGACTTGtcaaaattcagaaatgaaatgagagaCCTGCTTGGCTTTCGAACTTCTAAATATGCTATGTTTTATCCAAGAAACTAA
- the TRPC1 gene encoding short transient receptor potential channel 1 isoform X4, with the protein MAALYQSADPSASASPNKLLALKDVRQVKEETTLDEKLFLLACDKGDYYMVKKLLEENSSGEMNINCVDVLGRNAVTITIENENLDILQLLLDYGCQKLMERIQNPEYSTTMDVAPVILAAHRNNYEILTMLLKQDISLPKPHAVGCECTLCTAKNKKDSLRHSRFRLDIYRCLASPALIMLTEEDPILRAFELSADLKELSLVEVEFRNDYEELAQQCKTFAKDLLAQARNSRELEVILNHTSSDEHVDKRGLLEERMNLSRLKLAIKYNQKEFVAQSNCQQFLNTVWFGQMAGYRRKHTCKKILTVLMVGIFWPVLSLCYLLAPKSRVGRIIHTPFMKFIIHGASYFTFLLLLNLYSLVYNENKKNTMGPALERIDYLLIIWLIGMVWSDVKRLWYDGLEDFLEESRNQLSFVMNSLYLATFALKVVAHNKISMGQMLQDFGKFLGMFLLVLFSFTIGLTQLYDKGFTVNEEKDCAGIFCEQQSNDTFHSFIGTCFALFWYIFSLAHVAIFVTRFSYGEELQSFVGAVIVGTYNVVVVIVLTKLLVAMLHKSFQLIANHEDKEWKFARAKLWLSYFDDKCTLPPPFNVIPSPKTICYLFNSLSKWICSHTSSGKVKRQNSLKEWRNLKQKRDENYQKVMCCLVHRYLTSMRQKMQSTDQATVENLNELRQDLSKFRNEMRDLLGFRTSKYAMFYPRN; encoded by the exons ATGGCCGCCTTGTACCAGAGCGCGGACCCGTCCGCCTCGGCCTCGCCGAACAAGCTGCTGGCACTGAAGGACGTGCGGCAGGTGAAGGAGGAGACCACCCTGGACGAGAAGCTCTTCCTGCTGGCTTGCGACAAAG GTGACTATTACATGGTTAAGAAACTCTTAGAGGAAAACAGCTCGGGCGAAATGAACATAAATTGTGTGGATGTGCTTGGACGAAATGCTGTTACCATAACcattgaaaatgaaaacttaGACATACTACAGCTTCTTTTGGATTATGGCTGCCAG AAACTAATGGAACGCATTCAGAACCCAGAGTACTCAACGACCATGGATGTGGCACCTGTCATTTTAGCTGCTCATCGTAACAACTATGAAATTCTCACCATGCTGTTAAAGCAAGATATATCATTACCCAAACCTCATGCTGTAGGCTGTGAATGCACACTGTGTactgcaaagaacaaaaaagataGTCTACGACATTCCAG GTTTCGTCTTGACATTTATCGGTGTTTGGCCAGTCCTGCTTTAATAATGTTGACAGAGGAGGATCCTATCCTGCGAGCTTTTGAACTTAGTGCGGACTTGAAAGAATTAAGCCTTGTTGAGGTTGAATTCAG AAATGATTATGAGGAGCTAGCTCAACAGTGCAAAACCTTTGCTAAAGATTTGCTTGCGCAAGCACGGAATTCACGGGAGCTGGAAGTTATTCTGAATCACACATCTAGTGATGAACATGTAGACAAGCGAGGATTGTTGGAAGAGAGGATGAACTTAAGCCGCTTAAAACTTGCAATCAAGTATAATCAAAAAGAG tttgTTGCTCAGTCTAACTGCCAGCAGTTTCTAAACACTGTATGGTTTGGACAGATGGCAGGCTATCGACGCAAGCACACATGCAAGAAAATTTTGACTGTTTTGATGGTTGGCATTTTCTGGCCAGTTCTGTCCCTGTGTTACTTGTTAGCCCCTAAATCTCGAGTAGGTCGAATAATTCACACTCCTTTTATGAAGTTTATTATTCATGGAGCTTcatatttcacatttctgttaTTACTTAATTTGTACTCCCTTGTCTACAATGAGAATAAGAAGAATACAATGGGACCAGCCCTTGAGAGAATAGACTATCTTCTGATAATATGGCTAATTG gaaTGGTGTGGTCAGATGTTAAAAGACTCTGGTATGATGGTTTAGAAGACTTTTTAGAAGAATCCCGTAATCAGCTTAGTTTTGTCATGAATTCCCTGTATTTGGCAACTTTTGCCCTCAAAGTCGTTGCCCATAACAAG ATTTCAATGGGGCAGATGCTACAAGATTTTGGAAAATTTCTGGGcatgtttcttcttgtcttgTTCTCATTCACAATTGGATTGACACAACTTTATGATAAAGGATTTActgtaaatgaagaaaaggacTGTGCGGGGATATTCTGTGAACAACAGAGCAATGACACATTCCATTC GTTTATTGGGACATGTTTTGCTCTGTTCTGGTATATATTCTCCCTGGCCCATGTAGCAATCTTTGTCACACGTTTTAGCTATGGTGAAGAATTACAGTCTTTTGTGGGTGCTGTTATTGTTGGTACCTACAATGTGGTGGTTGTGATAGTATTAACCAAACTCCTTGTGGCAATGCTTCATAAAAGTTTTCAGCTGATAGCA AATCATGAAGATAAGGAATGGAAGTTTGCTCGTGCCAAGCTTTGGCTTAGCTACTTTGATGACAAATGCACGCTACCTCCACCTTTCAATGTTATTCCTTCTCCCAAGACTATCTGTTATCTTTTCAACAGTCTCAGTAAATGGATCTGCTCTCATACATCAAGTGGCAAAGTGAAACGTCAAAACAGCCTAAAG GAATGGAGAAATCTGAAGCAAAAGAGAGATGAGAATTATCAAAAGGTGATGTGTTGCTTGGTCCACCGTTACTTGACTTCCATGAGACAGAAGATGCAAAGCACAGATCAGGCAACTGTGGAAAACCTAAATGAACTGCGGCAAGACTTGtcaaaattcagaaatgaaatgagagaCCTGCTTGGCTTTCGAACTTCTAAATATGCTATGTTTTATCCAAGAAACTAA
- the TRPC1 gene encoding short transient receptor potential channel 1 isoform X6, whose amino-acid sequence MAALYQSADPSASASPNKLLALKDVRQVKEETTLDEKLFLLACDKGDYYMVKKLLEENSSGEMNINCVDVLGRNAVTITIENENLDILQLLLDYGCQKLMERIQNPEYSTTMDVAPVILAAHRNNYEILTMLLKQDISLPKPHAVGCECTLCTAKNKKDSLRHSRFRLDIYRCLASPALIMLTEEDPILRAFELSADLKELSLVEVEFRNDYEELAQQCKTFAKDLLAQARNSRELEVILNHTSSDEHVDKRGLLEERMNLSRLKLAIKYNQKEISMGQMLQDFGKFLGMFLLVLFSFTIGLTQLYDKGFTVNEEKDCAGIFCEQQSNDTFHSFIGTCFALFWYIFSLAHVAIFVTRFSYGEELQSFVGAVIVGTYNVVVVIVLTKLLVAMLHKSFQLIANHEDKEWKFARAKLWLSYFDDKCTLPPPFNVIPSPKTICYLFNSLSKWICSHTSSGKVKRQNSLKEWRNLKQKRDENYQKVMCCLVHRYLTSMRQKMQSTDQATVENLNELRQDLSKFRNEMRDLLGFRTSKYAMFYPRN is encoded by the exons ATGGCCGCCTTGTACCAGAGCGCGGACCCGTCCGCCTCGGCCTCGCCGAACAAGCTGCTGGCACTGAAGGACGTGCGGCAGGTGAAGGAGGAGACCACCCTGGACGAGAAGCTCTTCCTGCTGGCTTGCGACAAAG GTGACTATTACATGGTTAAGAAACTCTTAGAGGAAAACAGCTCGGGCGAAATGAACATAAATTGTGTGGATGTGCTTGGACGAAATGCTGTTACCATAACcattgaaaatgaaaacttaGACATACTACAGCTTCTTTTGGATTATGGCTGCCAG AAACTAATGGAACGCATTCAGAACCCAGAGTACTCAACGACCATGGATGTGGCACCTGTCATTTTAGCTGCTCATCGTAACAACTATGAAATTCTCACCATGCTGTTAAAGCAAGATATATCATTACCCAAACCTCATGCTGTAGGCTGTGAATGCACACTGTGTactgcaaagaacaaaaaagataGTCTACGACATTCCAG GTTTCGTCTTGACATTTATCGGTGTTTGGCCAGTCCTGCTTTAATAATGTTGACAGAGGAGGATCCTATCCTGCGAGCTTTTGAACTTAGTGCGGACTTGAAAGAATTAAGCCTTGTTGAGGTTGAATTCAG AAATGATTATGAGGAGCTAGCTCAACAGTGCAAAACCTTTGCTAAAGATTTGCTTGCGCAAGCACGGAATTCACGGGAGCTGGAAGTTATTCTGAATCACACATCTAGTGATGAACATGTAGACAAGCGAGGATTGTTGGAAGAGAGGATGAACTTAAGCCGCTTAAAACTTGCAATCAAGTATAATCAAAAAGAG ATTTCAATGGGGCAGATGCTACAAGATTTTGGAAAATTTCTGGGcatgtttcttcttgtcttgTTCTCATTCACAATTGGATTGACACAACTTTATGATAAAGGATTTActgtaaatgaagaaaaggacTGTGCGGGGATATTCTGTGAACAACAGAGCAATGACACATTCCATTC GTTTATTGGGACATGTTTTGCTCTGTTCTGGTATATATTCTCCCTGGCCCATGTAGCAATCTTTGTCACACGTTTTAGCTATGGTGAAGAATTACAGTCTTTTGTGGGTGCTGTTATTGTTGGTACCTACAATGTGGTGGTTGTGATAGTATTAACCAAACTCCTTGTGGCAATGCTTCATAAAAGTTTTCAGCTGATAGCA AATCATGAAGATAAGGAATGGAAGTTTGCTCGTGCCAAGCTTTGGCTTAGCTACTTTGATGACAAATGCACGCTACCTCCACCTTTCAATGTTATTCCTTCTCCCAAGACTATCTGTTATCTTTTCAACAGTCTCAGTAAATGGATCTGCTCTCATACATCAAGTGGCAAAGTGAAACGTCAAAACAGCCTAAAG GAATGGAGAAATCTGAAGCAAAAGAGAGATGAGAATTATCAAAAGGTGATGTGTTGCTTGGTCCACCGTTACTTGACTTCCATGAGACAGAAGATGCAAAGCACAGATCAGGCAACTGTGGAAAACCTAAATGAACTGCGGCAAGACTTGtcaaaattcagaaatgaaatgagagaCCTGCTTGGCTTTCGAACTTCTAAATATGCTATGTTTTATCCAAGAAACTAA